Proteins encoded by one window of Clostridium bornimense:
- a CDS encoding L-aspartate oxidase — MQSNSSSVVIVGSGAAALYCALNLRDDVNVTIITEKTCTDCNSYLAQGGIATARNKEDIPAHISDTLKAGQYKNSVEAVEILVNESRENIENLLKLGVDLDKENNHLLYTKEAAHSINRIVHHKDTTGKAVVDGLLAKVKSKKNITIEENASLVDLLVENNQCHGVVYYKDNNYIKLTAKDVVLATGGIGGLFKHSTNFRHIKGIGLYLSLKHDIKLHDTEYIQFHPTAFYDESNDGRCFLISESLRGEGAVITNLEGDRFVDELLPRDVVTKEILKEMHRTNSNHVLLDISHKDSEYIKNRFPSIYSNCLEKGYDLCSGPIPIAPAQHYFMGGIAVNLNSKSSMDNLYIVGEASCTGVHGANRLASNSLLEALVFSRRAAKEINTLIDDIKLTEISYEGNLDIDTVKKDSLTTLIKYFSSKGDFIKNELVNY, encoded by the coding sequence TTGCAAAGTAACTCTTCATCAGTAGTTATTGTTGGTTCAGGAGCCGCAGCATTATATTGTGCATTAAATTTAAGAGATGACGTAAATGTAACTATTATTACAGAAAAAACATGTACAGATTGCAATTCATACCTTGCGCAAGGTGGAATAGCTACTGCTAGAAATAAAGAAGATATTCCAGCTCATATATCAGATACCCTAAAAGCTGGTCAATATAAAAATTCTGTAGAAGCGGTAGAGATTTTAGTCAATGAATCTAGAGAAAACATAGAGAATTTATTAAAGCTTGGTGTTGATCTTGATAAAGAAAATAATCATCTATTATATACTAAAGAAGCAGCTCATAGCATAAATAGAATTGTTCATCATAAAGACACAACTGGAAAAGCTGTTGTAGATGGATTATTAGCTAAAGTAAAAAGTAAAAAAAATATTACCATAGAAGAAAATGCATCATTAGTTGATTTACTAGTAGAAAATAATCAATGTCATGGAGTTGTATATTATAAAGATAATAATTACATAAAACTAACTGCAAAAGATGTAGTTCTCGCTACTGGTGGAATTGGTGGATTATTTAAACATTCCACAAACTTTAGACATATTAAAGGAATAGGTTTATACCTTTCTTTGAAACATGATATTAAACTTCATGATACTGAATATATTCAATTTCATCCTACAGCTTTTTATGATGAAAGTAATGATGGACGCTGCTTTCTTATCTCTGAAAGCTTAAGAGGCGAAGGAGCAGTAATTACAAATCTTGAAGGTGATCGTTTCGTAGATGAACTATTACCTAGAGATGTAGTTACTAAAGAAATTTTAAAAGAAATGCATAGAACTAATAGTAATCATGTTCTTCTTGATATATCTCATAAAGATTCTGAATATATTAAGAATAGATTTCCATCTATATACTCTAATTGTCTAGAAAAAGGTTATGATTTATGTTCTGGTCCTATTCCAATTGCACCAGCTCAACATTACTTTATGGGTGGAATCGCAGTAAATTTAAATTCTAAATCTTCAATGGACAACCTTTATATTGTTGGAGAAGCTAGTTGTACTGGTGTTCACGGCGCAAATCGATTAGCATCAAATTCTTTATTAGAAGCTTTAGTTTTTTCAAGACGTGCAGCTAAAGAAATTAATACTTTAATAGATGATATTAAATTAACTGAAATTAGCTATGAAGGTAATTTAGATATTGATACTGTAAAAAAGGATTCTTTAACTACACTTATTAAATACTTTAGCAGTAAAGGAGACTTTATTAAAAATGAATTGGTTAATTATTGA
- the nadC gene encoding carboxylating nicotinate-nucleotide diphosphorylase: MNWLIIDEIIKNALKEDVWDDDITSSSILSKHQQSTVDVICKEDGIIAGLDVFKRVFFLLGDVEVSLYHKDGDFVKNGEILGNLKGNTLNILKGERVALNLLQHLSGIATTTNKYVQELSNTSCKLLDTRKTTPGLRILEKYAVKVGGGCNHRFNLSDGVLLKDNHVAAAGGVKNAIEKARNSVSFVRKIEVEVETLDQVKEALDAKADIIMLDNMDNETTKKAVDLIKGNALIEASGNMNLKRIRSVAETGVDYISVGALTHSVKALDISMKNLKNL; this comes from the coding sequence ATGAATTGGTTAATTATTGATGAAATAATCAAAAATGCTTTAAAAGAAGATGTATGGGATGACGATATAACATCATCATCTATTCTTTCTAAACATCAACAATCTACCGTTGATGTTATCTGTAAAGAAGATGGTATCATCGCCGGTCTAGACGTTTTTAAAAGGGTATTTTTTCTTCTTGGCGATGTAGAAGTATCTCTTTACCATAAAGATGGTGATTTCGTTAAGAATGGTGAAATCTTAGGTAATCTTAAAGGAAATACATTAAATATACTTAAAGGAGAGAGAGTTGCTCTAAACTTACTTCAACATCTTTCTGGTATAGCAACAACAACAAATAAGTATGTACAAGAACTGTCAAATACATCTTGTAAGCTTCTAGATACTCGTAAAACCACTCCTGGTCTTAGAATATTAGAAAAGTATGCTGTTAAAGTTGGTGGAGGTTGTAACCACCGTTTTAACCTTTCTGATGGTGTATTATTAAAAGATAATCACGTTGCTGCTGCTGGTGGTGTTAAAAATGCTATTGAAAAAGCTCGTAACTCTGTTTCCTTTGTTCGTAAAATTGAAGTAGAAGTTGAAACTTTAGATCAAGTTAAAGAAGCTCTTGATGCAAAAGCTGACATCATTATGTTAGACAATATGGATAATGAAACAACTAAAAAAGCAGTTGACTTAATAAAAGGCAACGCACTTATAGAAGCATCAGGAAATATGAACCTTAAAAGAATACGTTCTGTAGCTGAAACAGGTGTTGATTACATATCTGTTGGGGCATTAACACACTCAGTTAAAGCTCTAGATATATCTATGAAAAATTTAAAGAATCTTTAA
- the thiT gene encoding energy-coupled thiamine transporter ThiT has product MKTFITNLTDIAKSPLSILTLIAVVILIIVFIKIKKVKLTTKILVQVALAVALSTILSFIKFYHFPQGGSINLASMVPILVMAIIYGPEIGFLTGFVYGIVDLILGPYILNPIQVLFDYPLPYMALGLAGYFKNNKTFAVIVAMAGRFIFHFISGVVFFGSFAPDGMSPIIYSAVTNALLIVPNGLICLIVIYLIPIDRLKKI; this is encoded by the coding sequence ATGAAAACTTTTATTACTAACCTAACGGATATTGCTAAAAGCCCATTATCAATTTTAACACTTATCGCTGTAGTAATTTTAATTATAGTATTTATAAAAATAAAAAAAGTAAAATTGACTACAAAAATATTGGTACAAGTTGCTTTAGCTGTAGCTCTATCCACAATATTAAGCTTTATTAAGTTCTATCATTTTCCTCAAGGCGGTAGTATAAATTTAGCTAGCATGGTACCTATTCTCGTTATGGCTATAATATATGGCCCTGAAATAGGATTCTTAACTGGTTTTGTATATGGAATTGTTGACTTAATATTAGGACCATATATTTTGAATCCTATCCAAGTTCTATTTGATTATCCTCTTCCTTATATGGCTTTAGGTTTAGCTGGATATTTTAAAAATAATAAAACTTTTGCAGTTATTGTGGCTATGGCCGGTAGATTTATTTTTCACTTTATATCCGGTGTAGTATTCTTTGGTAGTTTTGCACCAGACGGTATGTCCCCGATAATATACTCTGCTGTCACCAATGCATTACTAATAGTTCCTAATGGATTAATCTGTTTAATAGTTATTTATTTAATACCTATAGATAGACTAAAAAAGATATAA
- a CDS encoding dihydrofolate reductase → MLSLMVAVAENNVIGKDNKLIWHIPNDLKYFKSVTSGHKILMGRKTFQSLPGILPGRPHLVLTRDRSFNVEDERVTVLHGMEEVMPYVDSEEEIFVVGGAEIYKTLLPYCKKAYITRINESFEGDAFFPHFDESMWITDSITEGIVDEKNKYPHSFYVYTRK, encoded by the coding sequence ATGTTAAGCTTAATGGTGGCGGTAGCCGAAAATAATGTTATAGGAAAAGATAATAAATTAATATGGCATATACCGAATGATTTAAAGTATTTTAAGTCAGTTACAAGTGGACATAAGATTCTTATGGGACGCAAGACATTTCAATCACTTCCAGGAATATTACCAGGAAGACCACATTTAGTTCTTACTAGGGATAGAAGCTTTAATGTGGAAGATGAAAGAGTTACTGTATTACATGGTATGGAAGAAGTAATGCCTTATGTTGATAGCGAAGAAGAAATTTTTGTAGTTGGTGGAGCAGAAATATACAAAACATTATTACCATATTGTAAAAAAGCATATATAACAAGAATTAATGAGAGTTTTGAAGGTGATGCATTTTTTCCACACTTTGATGAAAGCATGTGGATAACTGACAGTATTACTGAAGGAATTGTGGATGAAAAAAATAAATATCCGCATAGTTTTTATGTTTATACAAGAAAATAA
- a CDS encoding thymidylate synthase, producing the protein MNNADKQYLTLVRDILDNGYYDQNRTGTATYKLPHKMFQFDLSKDEFPILTTKFVAFKTAVKELLWIFKDQSNDVKKLQEQNVQIWNEWALEDGTIGKAYGYQIAKYNQVDKLIESLKNNPQDRRMMMNLWNIEDLPEMALQPCCFLTMWDVTDGRLNCMLVQRSGDVPLGVPFNMSQYAVLVHLIAQVTGLKPGLFTHVINNAHIYENQVEGMKLQLTRENETYEAPKLWINPEITNFYDFTPDDIKLEGYKYHPSIKMEVSV; encoded by the coding sequence ATGAATAATGCTGATAAACAATACTTAACTTTAGTTAGAGATATATTAGACAATGGATATTATGATCAAAATAGAACAGGTACAGCTACGTATAAGCTTCCGCACAAGATGTTTCAATTTGATTTGTCAAAAGATGAATTCCCAATATTAACTACTAAATTTGTTGCTTTTAAGACAGCAGTGAAAGAATTATTATGGATATTTAAAGATCAGTCTAATGATGTTAAAAAGCTGCAAGAACAAAACGTTCAAATTTGGAATGAATGGGCATTAGAAGATGGAACTATAGGGAAAGCTTATGGGTATCAAATAGCTAAGTATAATCAAGTAGATAAATTAATAGAATCACTAAAGAATAATCCACAGGATAGAAGAATGATGATGAATCTTTGGAATATTGAAGATTTACCAGAGATGGCACTTCAACCTTGTTGTTTTTTAACTATGTGGGATGTTACAGATGGAAGACTAAATTGTATGTTAGTTCAAAGAAGTGGAGATGTTCCATTAGGAGTTCCTTTTAATATGAGTCAATATGCAGTGCTTGTTCATTTAATTGCTCAAGTTACAGGACTAAAGCCAGGATTATTTACTCATGTAATAAATAATGCACATATATATGAAAATCAAGTCGAAGGAATGAAGTTGCAACTTACAAGAGAAAATGAAACTTATGAAGCACCAAAGCTTTGGATAAATCCTGAAATAACTAATTTTTATGATTTTACACCAGATGATATAAAGCTTGAAGGATATAAATATCACCCATCTATTAAGATGGAAGTATCAGTTTAA